DNA sequence from the Pomacea canaliculata isolate SZHN2017 linkage group LG7, ASM307304v1, whole genome shotgun sequence genome:
TAGTTAACCTAAATTTAATCATCACTATGTACAAGAAGTAGTCGATTACAGAATTCATCATTTAAAAGCACAAATACCACACCATGTTACACATGAAACAAGTTCTGACTGTTAGCTCATTAGCTTTTCAGCCTCTCATACTTAGCACACAGGAAATGTTTTATCCCATTTAAGCTCACATTCTTTTATAGATGGATACCCTTTGGGTCAAATCTCACAACAATTATCAAGGTGTTATTTTCAATCATGATAGCGTCGTTGTTATTTTAcctaattataataaattagcATTTGGTTTATAATCaggatgtttgttgttgtttcgcACTTCTCTCCTTGAAATAGGCCAAGGTCTAGTCTATACAAAAGTTTTTGTTCTCTGTATTTCTGTAGGATACTCTActagtttctttgtttctaaagAGACGTGCATGGAAGAATTACTTGCATACTATCATTTTTTGAACCAATCCCGGTCATCCAAGACTACAGATGATAAAGAACAAAAGTGTTCTCAAGGAACTTTTTAACTGGAGCTACAGGAGCAGGGAGGGCGGTATCTGTGGGGAAGTAAAAACCAGTAAACTGACAAAAACGAGacaattattttgaatttttatttaacaagtGTATTGATTTATCACTGATTGCTTAAGTTTGTGTTTCAGCTATATACATTCGTGTTTGTTCTGACGAAAAAAGAACTGTCATAGAGGACACCAACGTGACTTTCATTTGTGGCCAATATCAAAATCAGGTAGAATGGTCTTGGTCTTACCCTAACAACTGGCAATGGTATGGATTTGGTTCCTGCAATCGCACGGGGTGTAGGCTCTACAACGGAGTTACATTACCAGTAAAATTATCCAAATTGACTTCATCCTCTTCATGGATTTACGAGAGTCAACTTGACATCAACGTTGTTACAAGATACCAAGCATATGCTTACCATTGCCGCGATACCGACTCAGGGAGAACAGCAACGTGTGGACTACGGTTAATCGGTGAGCTGGGCTTAAATATAGTCGTCAGGCTTTAACTGTATGATGAGTATGAGTTGTAACATACCTAcagtcattttcatttttgtgtcattcacAGGACAAAATGTTTTGGCCTGGCCGGCTGAGGGTTGCTTGCAAATAAagttatctttgtttttgtaatttgagACTCACTCAACAAATGCCTTTCAAAAAACTTTACTTAGAAGCAATGTTTTTGTAACTTAATCtcgtaatattaaaaaaactgttatcgAATGTATATCAtgattactttattattattttttcacattgtatCTGTTTTAATTCCATCCTTTTATTCGTTTGCATCTTGTCAAAGATATATCCCTTCTAACAGGGATATAGAGTGAAGTTAGCAATATCACTATCAAATACTTGCTTGTTGTAATGATATCAAAGACAGGGACAGTACCTAATagataaagacaaaagaaaaaggtagCCACACAGAAGTTAATAAtatgcatcatcatcgtcgtcgtcgtcgtcgtcgtcgtcgttggaaggtcttaataataaggtatgtttttttttattgtttctataACAGCACCCGCTATCATCAGTGGTGACAGTTGCAGTGTGCGGGTCTCAAAGTGGCAGATATACGGGACATGCGCAGTTGAAAGGATGTACGCGTCAGATGATGTTTATACTTGCATTTGGCGGAAAAACAATAATCAGGTACTCCAGCCTGAGTTTTCCTAAGTCAAATAATTGGAAATTAATGCATATGGAAGAATATCAATCCTTTTAACCACACACTCTTCCTAATAACAGACTTGCTAATGCACAGAGATCGCTTAAGACCATAATGACTACAGGatattatctctctctctctctgatgaaACCATGAGTAACACTGTATAACACCTTacagtcataatttttttttaaaattgtgtcaaAGAACACGACTTTCAGAAATTTAAGGATCTGATGCAGCCAttccatatatatatctacattgTATATTGTGTGAGATTTTACAAAGCGCTGGACTGTGGAacataaactgaaataaacaaaagtcacTTAAGTTTGGAAAGGTCTCAGTAAGATCCAATTAATGTCCCAAGCAATCCTGATAAAGAAGAACATAATTACTAATCACTTTTTCCCCATATATGTTTATACGTGCATTGATTTATTTGATTCATTGAGTCATTTGATACCAAAAGATGGATGACAGAAAgataagatttgtttttttagcaaTTAGTCTCCCGTGTCAATATCGCTTCGGTTTCAACGTCCACATTTTGatacttttttatgttatgACAATTTGTATGtgattattatattatcatctGCGACTAACTCGTTTTATTAAAACACTTTGCAGATCCAAGAAGGATTTCAAGAACCCATAACTTATTATACTTTTGGCTCTAGATCTTACAGAAGAGGAGTTTGCTCCTTTAGTCAAAATATGCCTGTTTCCCAGGGCAACTACAACTACAGCATGGATATAGATCCTGGTTCCCAGAATTTCTTCTATAAAACCATAAACATAGGTAAGATGATACGTTTAGATAATTTAAGATTAAatacaagatattttaaatacttttaatcaCTCTTACTTCCTGACAAAACATccatttttaaagcacaaatacaccgattttaaatatttttttaagaattgaTTGTCTCTGCCAAATCATTCGCTACGTTTACAAAAAGTTTAACACACACGTAACTCAGATTAAATACACCAAATTGAAGGCttctagttttgtttatttacagtatcAATATATTGTTTCTCAGAAATATTACAACTAGTTTCGTATTTATATCCTtactcaaaacagaaaaaaattaactaaaaccAGTATCTTAATCATTTTATTACTTCTTATTTAATAAGCAGTTAACCAAAATCAAATCCTCTGTGTTATAATTCGGCACAAAAATCAAGTTGTTGTTTGTAGTAAGAGactttaagttaaaaataaatcccGTATATCCGATGTTATCTAAAAAAAGCCCTATAAGCTGCTAATTAAAGTTTATATTCCCCTATCCTGTTTAAGAGgtttttatgatattttctCACCTGTTATTTCTTTCGTGAAATTGTGACAGTCGCAACGACAATAAGACGTAATtagtttctttaaatatttattgttcagAGGTTTGATAATACTATAACACTATCACTACCACTCTCATTTCCCAGCTTCCTATTTACTCTCTACAAGGCTTTCTTATTATACGCTTATCATTTCTTTcgacattttacttttatttctcctttttgtcAGTTTAAACCACTCTGTGCTCTTTCTGTACCGCCCCGTTAATGAAATCTTGCTTGTTTTGTATAGATTATCCTAGATACATTTCGTCACAGGAGTTGTTGTTCAAACAAAatctttacagaaatgaaaataactaCATTTATAATTAGTATTCACCATTTGgagaatttatattttacagatatgcgtttgtgtgtgtgcagttcCTCCTGATGAACCTAGCCATGACTGTccagaaactgtttttgagGGTTCTGACATCACTTGCAAATGTACCTCTTCAAATTTAGGAACTCCACCTGCTGAATTTGCTTGGGATGGAATTGGTACTGATACATTATTTCTCCAAGATATTCAGCCCAAAAATACTACCATAAACTATTCATGTCGGCTGATATGGGGTCCTGACGGATATATCAACAGTTCAATTGTTTACACTTTGCGAATAGCAGGTAAGTGTGTACTAAGTCTGTTATAAAGCTTCTTTGATGTGGTGCTAAATTCTTTTCATGTGCATGTATCTTATATgtgtaaaatagtaaaacagTTGATGCTCGACTTGTTCACTTTGTGTTCGAGGAACATTGgcagcattattatttttcttcgaCCAGCAGTGTGAAGTTAAAATTATTCCTTAAACCAATAAATACCTACCTTGCTGAACAAAGATTGACTTTTTGTATTATACTTGTAAGCGACATACCTCAAAGAAGCAAGAGTAAGGAGAAGGTTGACTGTGATATAAATAAGACAAGGTGATTGTGCATTCGTGGTATTGCActgtaaaaagtttgttttctgtacCGATGATAGCTACATAATTTAATGGCATTTTATTGTATTAGATGTGTAATATATGTAACGTGTTATATTCAAAATTAATCAGATACTACCACacaatgtaaataatatgtttttgtttgtaatactTTACACTCagaaaacgaaagagaaaagaacactAAAGGAGGCATCATTGGTGGCTGTGTGGCAGCTGTTTTCATTCTAGCTATCATCGGAATTGTCATCGCTGTTTACATCGTTAAAAGGCGGAAAGGTTTGAATTTGTTTCTCTTGCTGACAAATCTTTTATAAAATGCCAAAGCTCCATCACTCCAACCGTCAAAATCTCTGTCTCCATTTCTTTTAATCTATAAACAATAGTTCTTTTAACTATTTCActaaaaacaagatttaaaaaaaaatctatccgGATGTCTTCTTTTTAACTTGCTTTTGTCTCTTTGTAATTTTCCactaaatacaatacaaatttttttttaaatgcactatTAAAAGAAGTTTGTCGTTTGACGAACTAAAAATTTTACTGCGAAATTTAGCAAATCGtttttcaaacacttttctttcGGAATGTACTACTTGTCATTTGGTCGTTGAAAGCTGCTGTATGATTCTACTCCCTCCCGGAATGTTTAACATCTCCATGAAACATGACTTTCCTAGTCAGGCGAGTTacttttctgttaattaaatataaacaatttatgTACCATCCTTAGTGTCAGCACATTAAACACAGTTAataatttgcttgttttttagTAATACTTTTTGCATTCCAGTATCTTGATTCAGACATTTTTGTATACTAAATGCGTgcttgttaatgtttttaatatccTCCTATGTCGATATTTCAAAATATAGGTAATATCCTGTAGAAATCttctacaaaattatttaaaatattcagactACATTTTTTGAATGAAGCATCACTCATAAAACTTAAAGTGTAGTGTTTAAATGCATATAGTATTTTCTCCTTTAGCTACAAGATATTACAAATGCAGCGTCTGTATCTAAATTAATTTGAGAAGGTGGTTAGATTTTATAAATACAACTTtcacatatattattataaactgTATAAGTTATTGGAATTTTTTAAGCTCTAAGCTTACTACAGCTTGCTGTTGATTTGCAGGAAAGTTTGGAAGAGGAAACATTAACCTGAGATTTTGGCAATGTCTTTGCAAGTTCTTTCATCAGAAAAAGCCACCAACTAAGCCACCAACTACGCCCTATGCAGTGGTCAACAAGCCCAAGCCACAGATTCCCATCAGGCGTCAGGCGGCTTCTTCCGGCGACCTCTACACTGTCGCTATGACAACGACATCTAGTGACCTCAATGGCGAATATGTAACAATCTGTGAAACTAACGAGGATGCAATTTATGAAATAAACAGGGAAGGCAATAACCTGGCGAGCCAAGGCGTGCAGGAAACGACAGAATGGAGGACTGCAGTCGCGCCGGCAATGAAATCCAAACCAATGACACCAGGAACAAGAAATATCAGTGACATACCAGGTAAAAGTCATGGAACCATCCACCAATTTTAAACATCATGTTTCAGTGCCCTTGTGGGTAACAAGACAATGATAAAATGAACACAACACAAAGCTTGAGCGGCTAAAACTTTAGCCTAGTAAATGTAACACGCAATTTTATGTAAGATAACTCTggtaaaaacaagtaaatagaattaaattgttaattaattatccaaCTTTGCGGTCAAAggtataatatataaatatcaaaacaatgtAGATACAAATAAGTGTTTTAAAGATCTTTTTGTAAGTTGTAAAAATCGAATTATTAAGTAAAACGTTTTTCTATATGCAAATATACTTACCAGATTTAGTTAGATAATAAAGGACTGTAAAATTGAAATAGGAGATCgataaagattttgtttgtcGTTTCAATGGTCAGGCTATATGAATGTCACTGAAGTACCGACTGATTCTGGTTTGGGTGTCTACCACGTGGTTGCCAGTGCTGTAACGCCTACAGGATTAAAGCCAGAAATATTGGtaagatatcatcatcatcatcatcatcatcttttattATGGGCTATTTGATAGTGCAGTATTGTTTACTAGACGCTGTAGCTGTTTCTTCTAAAGTATGTACATATCACTAATAAAATGCATGTTTAAACAGAACAATCATGAAGCAGGGATTTCAGAAGAGGAATACCATGCCCTACACTTTGAAGAGGATCGGACTGCACAGGAGGACCAAGCTTCTACCTACCACCATCTGCAACatgaataaagtataaaaactatatttaaCACTACAGTGCAAACATTtactttaataacaaatattctgCACGAGTGTAAAGTGCATTTCTATGAACTGATTTAAGCAATAGATTGATCACATTTGATTTACCCAAAACCACCTTATGTAGTAAccgagcgaaaaaaaaaagtgaacaacgCTCTAGGCTAATTTAAAGGATGCTTTTCTTAAAGTTTGCTGCTTCTGACAATTATCAAAAGTTAAGTTTCTATGTTATGTAtaaacttaaatatatatataactactcTTTCACACTCTAAGGTAATTTTATCTAGtgtgtggaatttttttttttaagtttaacatATGCATGTCAATATTATAATATCAAATGTTGTCCTTCATTTGAATATTGTTACTTCTTGCCTTATATGGAGTAGTGAAACGCCTatgaaatttttaaatcataataTAAGATTGTGACAAAAGATTTTCATCTATATTGAATGTTTTAACTGTTTGAGTATTTTTGTTGAGCTAACTGTCAGTTTCTCTTGTATGTATCTTACCTGGAAATTCATAAAATACTGATTGTGATGTTGGTTTTaagtaaaaagcaaataaaataatgaaatctcTTCAgcatttgtgttatttttattaaaatttggtTTTGGTCCTGAAGTGTGTTCTTCGAATTACTAcagttaaaacaaataattgtgtTCCCTATTTTATTAGTTATCTACTCCTCCTAgcctcttttgtttttcatattttttctttatctttgtgtgtattttattgagtttactttttaattacaGAAGTAGGAAtgtttttaactatttttatgAATAGTCATCTCTAGCACTAATAGTCggacaaaaacacatttgtcaTTACTAAACAAAAAGCAATCGTGATGctgacaaacattttacaaagctCTGTTTTTAATTGTCACATATTTCTACACAAGGAACATATTTCTGCCTGGCGTGTCGTCTTTTATGGCTATACAAACAAGGATTTCTTTATAATTGTAGCTCCATTGTACGACACAGCCAGACGACCTGCCAACAACGAACACAGTTATGATGATCTCACCCAGAAATCAGGTGACACACCCCAGTCGCCAGGTACATTATGGTGACATATCCTTCAAGCTACAATGTGTTTATTACACCTAGCatacaatattattttacttttgtttccaAGTTTGTTCTCCAGTAAAAAGcataaatattgtattattttattatattcatAATATCTTGTACACAAAACATAACCGTACTGTTTTTTTAACGATCTATTTATCTACTGACTCAGAAATTAGGGATGGCATGATTGCAAATGACAATCATTGCTACGAGGAAGTGATTCTGGAAAGACCAAATGCAACACAACCTACAGGTATAAGTAATATCAtcaaaaaataatctttacaaACCTTTTTTGTGAAACAATGCAAATCTATTAACTTTAAATTATGTTAGCTTTCGCgagtttttatctttatcttttggaaacttttatattattttttctattttttctagTCGCAATATTTGTTGTGCCGAGGACGTCTCAGACTGTTTCAAGTCCTTAAAAGTTTACACACTGCGGTGGAAAGTCACACTGGCTGTGCTTGAATGTCACGGAATCACTCTAACAAAACATTGTGTACTTTGAAAAATGGCGCTGGAAGAAAATGagcaaaatatacataataaaaagattgttttcCATTTGCTGGTGATGAACATAGACTTGTTCCAGTCACaatatttctaaaagtaaaaggTTTTTACGATGAAAGTACTGTAGCAGAATAATATCGTTACTatattaaatctttattgtgacttctttcgttgtttttgttaaaaggCTTTTTTAAcgtttgaaatttatttacacacatatatgttcACTAGAAAGCTGGtagtattaattttttaacagcttATAAACTATTTTAGAGCCAAAGAAAatgtccttctttccttttcggATGTCTGACTCCttactttgttctttctctatttctcttgcAAAATACGAAGTGGACCACTTAACAGAAGTCACCTTCCTATAAAACGCTCGGATGaggctttatttgtttgtttgtttgtttgtttgtttgtttgtttgtttgtttgtttggtttggttggttggttggttggttggttggttggttggttggttggttggttggttggttggttggttggttggttggttggttggttggtttctgTCTTCAATGATGTTTATGTAAACACCGGTTGCCTTCAAGAGCCTGTGAAATCCTCAGACGTTGTTGACATGTTATGACCTTCAAACGTTCCATGCAATAAAGGTCTGGAGGTCTTTTGTGCAAATgccgctctttttttttcactgtctctattctttcatctttccttttatctagatgtcagtgtgtgtgtgtgttataaatGTTAGAAAAAGGTGTAGGAAAAATGATCTACGGACTTTCCTTAAGATGTAAATCGCCTCCCACAGTGGCAACCAGCACAAATCAAATAAGAATGCAGTGACACACCACATGACATATTGTCATCTCAAGCTACACACTGTTGGCAGAATACCCGGACCAGGATTTGACCTAACTCTGCACaaacctaaataaaaaaactatttttacttgGTCTAGCATTACAATTTTCCTGAAAAAAGATAAGGCCCCGTACACAAGCGAAATCAGACACTCCTCCACTTCCCCAACAACATTTGTTATCTCAACCTGCACACTGTCCCCTCTACTCAGCAGTGAAATGTGAACACCCGGAATAGGATTAGATAACATTCTATTGAGTTCATTTAACTGCGTTTTCCTGTATTTAGTATTTAACTactttttgtaagaaaaaattaatttgcgtgaatatttttactctcctttcttcaattttaactataaagggaaataatattttagcaaaaataatttaagtttttgTTAATGTAAACTATTGCGGCAAATATCACTGTTAGTAAAACTAACACTAACTTAATGCAGTTCCTATTAATATTGTTCAGCTTCTATACATTTATAGGGACGGAACTCTGTTCCATTAACATAGAGGGTAAGACACGGGTGGTCGATCTTGTTCAATaagaaaactttgtatttttgtataaaacATCTTTAGTTCTTGCACAACGCTTCATTTTAGAATAAGGTCAGACGATAGACAGATATATGAGAgctttattgtgtaaataagAATGATAATAAACACTAAAAAAGCACTTGCTCGCGTTCACACATTCTTACTCTCAATAGAAGAATTACAAGCTAGTGCATCAAAAAGGTTTAGCGCATAATAGtctaaattatatattatttcgCTAGATAGAAATTGTCATCAGCTATCCATATGctatatgtattttatatgttcaAAAAGTTTTCAGTACGGAGTGATATATAACACTGACAGTGGCGAACGACAAGAGCGCAAAAGGACGACACACAAATGTGTTGTTGTCGGTATTTTTCTCACGAGACATTTTAAATAGAACAGGGAAGTGATTTTTCAGTCCTCTCCACAGTGTGTCAACACCGCCTGGAGAAAGAGGTCGACAACGTACAGACAGTATTGTTGTTGTGTGGACTTGATGTCCCTCCCCGTATCTGCTCAGGTTGTTTGTTAGTTGTGCTGTAACACACCCACTCTCTCAAAACAGTTGAGATGAGTGATGGCTGTCTGGAGACTGTGGATACTGTGTGGTGTCGCACTGCTGGCTACAAAAGCATGTTCAGGTACTTGGCTGTTTTAACTTATTTGTCGAAACAATACACGTACTACTCTACACGAGATTACAACAAAATACCATGGTGATAAATAGTTAACTGTGCTTTTTCACTTCAGTCAGTACATAAAGCTACCAGAAccttttcgtttttatttttcataagcgctttaaataatgtagaaTTATGTGTGCCTTAGAAAAGTTTCTTCGTCTATCTTTCGCGACTAACAAGGTTAAGGGAAGGGGGAGTAGAGTGGATGAAACAAAGGACTGGCAGTGGTACATGTTTGTCCAAACACGCTCTCAAGTTACACAGCAAACAGGGCGAAACAGAGTTTAGTGACACATCCTGTTGCGACTTCCACGAAGTATTTAACAGTTTATTACTGAGAAATGCTAgtaaactaaaacattttgaactCGTTTTAAACGACGAGAGAATGTAAACAATACTTCCTAATTCCTAATAATCCTAACCTGGACCTTGACACTTTCTTAAATACTATTTCCATTTAAATCGTTCCACAGCTTATCGCTGAAAACAGAACCTAGTGCCTGCTGAGAGCTATTTCAtacaagataaatattttaaattctagaTTAGTTGCTTCTTTAAGCCCATCGATGTGAGTATTTGATcaatattattataatcattttgAACCATTCTTTCCGGATAGTTTCGTTTTATTTAACCTATTGATACTTTATGTCTTGTGGTATTGCGAATCATGATATATCCCTTTAACTATCTTCCTTTCTTAGAGATTGGATAGTaaacttatttttgttgtcaagGCATCTCTTGTCAATGTTTTCTGTCAGTTATTTAAACTTTGACTGCTAGCTTCGCTCGCGCCTTTGATATCCGGAATAAGCTATTAAAGCGCTTATCTGCCATCAGCAGACCGCGTTTTCGGTTTCCTGTGGTCCGTTTAGAAGTGGATTGAGTTTGGTACTGTAGTCCTACTGAGGCCTCTACTCTCCTCTATTGACTTTAAAACAACCGCACACCAAACAATATTGCTAGCAATTATGTCCTAAGCTGTCTCCTGCTAATTCACCAGTGTTggtcaatttgtttttctttttatttagatAGGTAGTGTTTTACTTAGTTAGATCATTCTAGCTTGCAGAGTACTCTGTATATCATACAGATTAATGACTTAAATGATCACACAAAGCGAAGGTTTTAAGGTGATCACTGAATAACAGTGAAGTAATTACTTAGATGTCCTGATTGTAAAACCCTGTTTCGAACGAGGTCAGCTACCTACTGGACGGCTGGGTCAGATACGAGAAGGTCACAAACAG
Encoded proteins:
- the LOC112568731 gene encoding uncharacterized protein LOC112568731 isoform X2; the protein is MAVWSLWILCGVALLAVKVDSAIYIRVCSDEKRTVIEDTNVTFICGQYQNQVEWSWSYPNNWQWYGFGSCNRTGCRLYNGVTLPVKLSKLTSSSSWIYESQLDINVVTRYQAYAYHCRDTDSGRTATCGLRLIAPAIISGDSCSVRVSKWQIYGTCAVERMYASDDVYTCIWRKNNNQIQEGFQEPITYYTFGSRSYRRGVCSFSQNMPVSQGNYNYSMDIDPGSQNFFYKTINIVPPDEPSHDCPETVFEGSDITCKCTSSNLGTPPAEFAWDGIGTDTLFLQDIQPKNTTINYSCRLIWGPDGYINSSIVYTLRIAENEREKNTKGGIIGGCVAAVFILAIIGIVIAVYIVKRRKAPLYDTARRPANNEHSYDDLTQKSGDTPQSPEIRDGMIANDNHCYEEVILERPNATQPTVAIFVVPRTSQTVSSP
- the LOC112568731 gene encoding uncharacterized protein LOC112568731 isoform X1 — its product is MAVWSLWILCGVALLAVKVDSAIYIRVCSDEKRTVIEDTNVTFICGQYQNQVEWSWSYPNNWQWYGFGSCNRTGCRLYNGVTLPVKLSKLTSSSSWIYESQLDINVVTRYQAYAYHCRDTDSGRTATCGLRLIAPAIISGDSCSVRVSKWQIYGTCAVERMYASDDVYTCIWRKNNNQIQEGFQEPITYYTFGSRSYRRGVCSFSQNMPVSQGNYNYSMDIDPGSQNFFYKTINIVPPDEPSHDCPETVFEGSDITCKCTSSNLGTPPAEFAWDGIGTDTLFLQDIQPKNTTINYSCRLIWGPDGYINSSIVYTLRIAENEREKNTKGGIIGGCVAAVFILAIIGIVIAVYIVKRRKGKFGRGNINLRFWQCLCKFFHQKKPPTKPPTTPYAVVNKPKPQIPIRRQAASSGDLYTVAMTTTSSDLNGEYVTICETNEDAIYEINREGNNLASQGVQETTEWRTAVAPAMKSKPMTPGTRNISDIPGYMNVTEVPTDSGLGVYHVVASAVTPTGLKPEILNNHEAGISEEEYHALHFEEDRTAQEDQASTYHHLQHE